A single region of the Rhipicephalus microplus isolate Deutch F79 chromosome 10, USDA_Rmic, whole genome shotgun sequence genome encodes:
- the LOC119181721 gene encoding ubiquitin-conjugating enzyme E2 Z, which yields MYAASWYPKSVDYNAPSATCLLRIKRDIQEIKADPLPGIYVSPEENDLSKLHAVVVGPSGTPYEGGFFHFFVKCPSSYPMQPPYVRLVNTDDGCVRFNPNFYAFGELCLDILGTWSGSTWSPVHTIGTVLLSIQSLLNKEPYYNLPGQTRGIFFDGCKSYSERLRHETIRVAVCDAVEACLHEDPPCPPDLVAAVLKTFAEYYDKYKKNVAERLYLTGSKMSGGELGPNVNDATFQYETLLTRLQELKEHARRKLQDQANARLGNPNAGSNNGQ from the exons ATGTACGCCGCCAGCTGGTACCCGAAATCGGTCGATTACAACGCGCCGTCGGCCACTTGCCTCCTGAGGATCAAGCGGGACATCCAGGAGATCAAGGCTGACCCCTTGCCCGGAATCTACGTCTCGCCCGAGGAGAACGACCTGAGCAAGCTGCACGCCGTCGTGGTGGGGCCTTCGGGAACGCCTTACGAAGGCGGCTTCTTCCACTTCTTCGTGAAGTGCCCGTCAAGCTACCCGATGCAGCCGCCTTACGTGCGCCTGGTGAACACGGACGACGGGTGCGTGCGGTTCAACCCGAACTTCTACGCTTTTGGAGAG CTGTGCCTTGACATTCTGGGCACTTGGTCGGGGTCCACCTGGAGTCCGGTGCATACCATAGGCACCGTGCTGCTCTCTATCCAGTCGCTACTTAACAAGGAACCGTACTACAACCTTCCCGGACAAACAAGGGGCATATTCTTCGACGGCTGCAAAAGCTACAGTGAGAGGTTGCGACACGAAACCATCAGGGTCGCCGTCTGCGACGCCGTAGAGGCCTGTCTGCACGAAGATCCTCCGTGTCCGCCGGATCTTGTGGCGGCCGTCTTGAAGACATTCGCCGAGTACTACGACAAGTACAAGAAAAATGTCGCAGAGCGGCTCTACCTTACCGGGTCCAAGATGTCCGGGGGCGAGCTGGGTCCGAATGTGAATGACGCCACCTTTCAGTACGAGACGCTGCTGACGCGGCTTCAGGAACTGAAAGAACACGCCAGGAGGAAGCTCCAGGATCAAGCGAATGCGCGATTGGGTAACCCTAACGCTGGTTCCAATAATGGACAGTGA
- the LOC119181719 gene encoding ubiquitin-conjugating enzyme E2 Z → MASSKASSNSLMVASWDPMQYINEQPKPSCLTRVTRDIAEMNADPLPGIFISPEEIDLTRIHAIVVGPQGTPYEGGFFHFFMKCPPNYPVVPPQVRIMTTDAGRVRFNPNLYACGKVCLSILETFPGPAWSPVQNIGTVLISIQSLMNEEPYYNEPCATPLPVLAARYSDRVRHDTVRVAICDAVEACLRDEPPYPAYLASVVLKTLADSYDKYEDMVKRLVDLNNSWRLSWILGMAPTYGYEPLLTRLKELGPRVKDKIAADAAADVNAQ, encoded by the exons ATGGCGAGCTCCAAAGCGAGCAGCAACAGCTTGATGGTAGCCTCCTGGGACCCGATGCAGTACATCAACGAGCAGCCGAAACCTTCGTGTCTCACGAGGGTGACGCGGGACATTGCGGAGATGAACGCCGATCCGCTGCCGGGGATCTTCATTTCTCCAGAAGAGATCGACCTCACCAGGATCCACGCCATCGTGGTGGGACCCCAAGGAACGCCGTACGAGGGCGGGTTCTTCCACTTCTTCATGAAGTGCCCCCCGAACTACCCGGTTGTTCCTCCCCAGGTGCGCATTATGACCACGGACGCTGGCAGAGTGCGCTTCAACCCGAACCTATACGCGTGCGGAAAG GTCTGCCTCAGCATTCTGGAAACTTTCCCAGGACCTGCGTGGAGCCCGGTACAAAACATCGGCACCGTACTCATCTCCATACAGTCGCTGATGAACGAGGAGCCGTACTACAATGAACCGTGTGCAACGCCACTGCCGGTATTGGCCGCACGATACAGCGACAGAGTGCGCCACGACACCGTCAGGGTGGCCATTTGCGACGCCGTGGAGGCGTGCCTCCGGGATGAGCCGCCCTACCCGGCGTACCTTGCGAGCGTGGTCCTGAAGACGTTAGCCGACTCGTACGACAAGTACGAGGACATGGTGAAGCGCCTGGTCGACCTAAACAACTCCTGGCGGTTGTCGTGGATCCTGGGGATGGCGCCCACGTACGGGTACGAGCCGCTGCTGACGCGCCTGAAGGAGCTCGGCCCACGGGTCAAGGACAAGATCGCGGCGGATGCCGCTGCTGATGTAAACGCGCaatga